From a region of the Molothrus ater isolate BHLD 08-10-18 breed brown headed cowbird chromosome 15, BPBGC_Mater_1.1, whole genome shotgun sequence genome:
- the IL12B gene encoding interleukin-12 subunit beta isoform X1, translated as MPHLLCALLSLISFAAILESAQWKLQENVFVIDSQWDAEAPATTVELSCDSPEEAVLWRKDSSPLQEGKQTGKTLRVAVKELPDAGNYSCVSQESLRVLSSSLLLIARIGPGGSILRDILKTFQDPRTFLKCEAKNYSGIFTCSWMTENNPNVKFTIRSLEGPQADVSCSSPVAVTEGDLTTYTAQCHKENFCPFAEEHQPIDILLEAIDEVVYENYTASFFIRDIVKPDPPQCQHVATNGTVTWTYPRTWSTPNSYFPLTFKVKVKSTRRHRYQVYDTEEQSVQLPPGPAEVWVQARDRCYLSSWSSWSSLCR; from the exons ATGCCTCACCTCCTCTGTGCCTTACTGTCCCTCATTTCCTTTGCTGCCATACTGGAAAGTGCCCAGTggaaactgcaggaaaatg TGTTCGTCATCGACTCCCAGTGGGACGCCGAGGCCCCGGCCACCACGGTGGAGCtgagctgtgacagccctgAGGAGGCCGTGCTCTGGAGAAAGGACTCCAGCCCTTTGCAGGAGGGCAAACAGACAGGGAAGACCCTGAGAGTGGCAGTGAAGGAGCTCCCGGACGCCGGCAACTACAGCTGTGTGAGCCAGGAGAGCCTGAGggtgctgagctccagcctgctgctcaTCGCCAGGATCGGCCCCGGCGGGAGCATCCTCAGGGACATCCTCAAAACCTTCCAGG ACCCCAGGACATTTTTGAAGTGTGAGGCAAAAAACTACTCTGGAATTTTCACATGTTCCTGGATGACAGAAAATAATCCAAATGTGAAGTTCACCATCAGAAGCCTGGAAGG CCCCCAGGCAGAcgtgtcctgcagcagccccgTGGCTGTCACCGAGGGGGACCTGACCACCTacacagcccagtgccacaAGGAGAACTTCTGTCCCTTTGCTGAGGAGCACCAGCCCATTGACATCCTCCTGGAGGCCATTGATGAGGTGGTGTATGAGAACTACACCGCCAGCTTCTTCATCAGGGACATTG TAAAGCCTGAccccccccagtgccagcacgTGGCCACCAATGGAACAGTGACCTGGACATACCCCAGGACCTGGAGCACCCCAAACTCCTACTTCCCTTTGACTTTCAAGGTCAAAGTTAAAAGCACAAGGAGACACAGATACCAG gtgtacGACACGGAGGAGCAGTCGGTGCAGCTGcccccagggccagcagaggTGTGGGTGCAGGCCAGGGACCGCTGCTAcctcagctcctggagctcctggtcCTCGCTCTGCAG ATAA
- the IL12B gene encoding interleukin-12 subunit beta isoform X2: MPHLLCALLSLISFAAILESAQWKLQENVFVIDSQWDAEAPATTVELSCDSPEEAVLWRKDSSPLQEGKQTGKTLRVAVKELPDAGNYSCVSQESLRVLSSSLLLIARIGPGGSILRDILKTFQDPRTFLKCEAKNYSGIFTCSWMTENNPNVKFTIRSLEGPQADVSCSSPVAVTEGDLTTYTAQCHKENFCPFAEEHQPIDILLEAIDEVVYENYTASFFIRDIVKPDPPQCQHVATNGTVTWTYPRTWSTPNSYFPLTFKVKVKSTRRHRYQVYDTEEQSVQLPPGPAEVWVQARDRCYLSSWSSWSSLCR; encoded by the exons ATGCCTCACCTCCTCTGTGCCTTACTGTCCCTCATTTCCTTTGCTGCCATACTGGAAAGTGCCCAGTggaaactgcaggaaaatg TGTTCGTCATCGACTCCCAGTGGGACGCCGAGGCCCCGGCCACCACGGTGGAGCtgagctgtgacagccctgAGGAGGCCGTGCTCTGGAGAAAGGACTCCAGCCCTTTGCAGGAGGGCAAACAGACAGGGAAGACCCTGAGAGTGGCAGTGAAGGAGCTCCCGGACGCCGGCAACTACAGCTGTGTGAGCCAGGAGAGCCTGAGggtgctgagctccagcctgctgctcaTCGCCAGGATCGGCCCCGGCGGGAGCATCCTCAGGGACATCCTCAAAACCTTCCAGG ACCCCAGGACATTTTTGAAGTGTGAGGCAAAAAACTACTCTGGAATTTTCACATGTTCCTGGATGACAGAAAATAATCCAAATGTGAAGTTCACCATCAGAAGCCTGGAAGG CCCCCAGGCAGAcgtgtcctgcagcagccccgTGGCTGTCACCGAGGGGGACCTGACCACCTacacagcccagtgccacaAGGAGAACTTCTGTCCCTTTGCTGAGGAGCACCAGCCCATTGACATCCTCCTGGAGGCCATTGATGAGGTGGTGTATGAGAACTACACCGCCAGCTTCTTCATCAGGGACATTG TAAAGCCTGAccccccccagtgccagcacgTGGCCACCAATGGAACAGTGACCTGGACATACCCCAGGACCTGGAGCACCCCAAACTCCTACTTCCCTTTGACTTTCAAGGTCAAAGTTAAAAGCACAAGGAGACACAGATACCAG gtgtacGACACGGAGGAGCAGTCGGTGCAGCTGcccccagggccagcagaggTGTGGGTGCAGGCCAGGGACCGCTGCTAcctcagctcctggagctcctggtcCTCGCTCTGCAGGTAA